The following coding sequences are from one Leptolyngbya sp. NIES-3755 window:
- a CDS encoding ferredoxin-dependent glutamate synthase (similar to AA sequence:cyanobase_aa:LBDG_33050) yields MSQASVPSESHNQFNGYAGQRWLVEERDACGVGFIADQKGRNSHDLMEKALSALACLEHRGGCSADQDSGDGAGLMAAIPWEILNQWANDRGVTLTPDQTGVGMVFLPQDNAIAASVKEIAEKIIAEEGLTFLGWRTVPVKPEILGVQARENQPQIEQLLVKSDTLSGEELERKLYLTRKQIHRILAEQANPGFDELYVCSFSTRTIVYKGMVRSAILGEFYQDLQDPNYKTSFALYHRRFSTNTMPKWPLAQPMRLLGHNGEINTLLGNVNWMRAREADLAHEFWGDRISALKPTVNSANSDSANLDNVMELLVRSGRSPAEALMMMVPEAYKNQPELTDHPEIVDFYEYHSGIQEAWDGPALLAFCDGKIVGATLDRNGLRPARYTITRDGYLVVASEAGVVDIPESEVIEKGRLGPGQMIAFDLRSLEVLKNWEIKQRVANAHPYGEWLKQNRKTLQSQAYLAAAQMDQPSLLTHQTAFGYTLEDVEMVIQDMAAQGKEPTFCMGDDIPLAVLSERPHLLYDYFKQRFAQVTNPPIDPLREKLVMSLTMQLGERGNLLETKSEGANLFLLESPVLTEPELDQIRNSGLETANLSTLFEIAAGPDGLKAAVQKLCEQAAEAVRSGKKILVLSDRLDQSGNFTRLNADQSYIPPLLAVGAVHHHLIRQGLRMKASLIVDTAQAWSTHHFACLIGYGASAVCPYLALESVRQWWSDSKTQSLMERGKIKAASLTAVQANFRKAIEDGLLKILSKMGISLLSSYQAAQIFEAIGIGGDLLNLGFFGTASRLGGLTIAELAQEILSFHSRAFPELTTKKLENFGFVQYRPGGEYHMNSPELAKHLHQAVRTNSFDHYELYQQHLANRPITALRDLLDFKSDRESISVDEVESATEIVKRFCTGGMSLGALSREAHEVLAIAMNRLGGRSNSGEGGEDPVRYKVLDEVQDGISPLLPHLKGLKIGDTANSAIKQVASGRFGVTPEYLMSAKQIEIKMAQGAKPGEGGQLPGPKVSPYIALLRRSKPGVTLISPPPHHDIYSIEDLAQLIFDLHQINPVAQVSVKLVAEVGIGTIAAGVAKANADIIQISGHDGGTGASPLSSIKHAGSPWELGLTEVHRVLMQNQLRDRVILRVDGGIKAGWDVVMAALMGGEEFGFGSIAMIAEGCIMARICHTNSCPVGVASQKEELRKRFPGTPEHVVNFFLFVAEEVRSLLARLGYKSLNEIIGRADLLKLREGVSLTKTQLLNLDCLTQLPDTRSDRSWLNHETVHSNGVVLDDQILSDADVQAAIQNQGDVSKSIDVINTDRTVGTRISGAIAKQYGNSGFGGQITLNFAGSVGQSFGAFNLPCMTLNLVGEANDYVGKGMHGGAIAIKPTSEATYDPSQNVIIGNTCLYGATGGRLFANGQAGERFAVRNSLAEAVVEGVGDHCCEYMTGGVVVVLGRAGRNVGAGMTGGLAYFFDEDGSFQEKVNAEIVKVQRVTAPAGEQQLKELLEAHVEHTGSPKAKAILANWSEALPKFWQVVPPSEKDTPEANPDVEKVAVSA; encoded by the coding sequence ATGAGTCAAGCAAGTGTTCCGTCAGAGTCTCACAATCAATTCAATGGATATGCAGGTCAGCGCTGGCTAGTTGAGGAGCGGGATGCCTGCGGTGTCGGTTTTATCGCGGATCAGAAAGGTCGCAACAGCCACGATCTGATGGAGAAGGCGTTGTCTGCCCTCGCTTGCTTGGAACATCGGGGTGGATGTAGCGCGGATCAGGATTCAGGAGATGGCGCGGGTTTGATGGCGGCGATTCCCTGGGAGATTCTGAACCAGTGGGCAAATGATCGAGGTGTAACTCTGACTCCAGATCAGACTGGGGTGGGCATGGTGTTTTTGCCGCAAGATAATGCGATCGCAGCATCCGTCAAAGAAATTGCCGAGAAGATTATTGCTGAAGAAGGCTTAACGTTTTTAGGTTGGCGAACCGTCCCTGTCAAACCGGAAATTCTTGGCGTTCAAGCGCGGGAAAATCAGCCACAGATCGAGCAATTGTTAGTGAAATCTGACACGCTGAGCGGCGAAGAGTTGGAACGTAAACTCTACCTCACTCGTAAGCAGATTCATCGAATTCTGGCAGAGCAAGCAAACCCTGGATTTGATGAACTGTATGTGTGCTCGTTCTCGACTCGCACGATCGTTTACAAAGGCATGGTGCGATCGGCAATTCTGGGCGAGTTTTACCAAGACTTGCAAGATCCCAACTACAAAACCTCTTTTGCGCTTTATCATCGGCGTTTCAGTACCAATACAATGCCGAAATGGCCCCTTGCCCAACCGATGCGGCTTTTGGGTCACAACGGTGAGATCAATACGCTGCTCGGAAATGTCAACTGGATGAGAGCGCGAGAAGCAGATTTGGCACATGAATTTTGGGGCGATCGCATCAGTGCCCTCAAACCAACTGTGAATTCCGCTAATAGCGATTCTGCCAACTTAGACAACGTGATGGAGTTGCTTGTTCGCTCCGGACGTAGCCCAGCAGAAGCGCTGATGATGATGGTTCCAGAGGCTTACAAAAATCAGCCTGAACTGACCGATCATCCTGAGATTGTTGATTTCTACGAGTATCACAGTGGTATTCAAGAAGCTTGGGACGGTCCAGCTTTGTTGGCGTTCTGTGATGGAAAAATTGTGGGGGCAACGCTCGATCGAAATGGTCTTCGTCCCGCTCGTTACACAATCACACGTGATGGCTATCTCGTCGTCGCATCCGAGGCAGGTGTCGTCGATATTCCAGAATCTGAAGTGATCGAAAAAGGTCGGCTCGGTCCTGGGCAAATGATCGCATTCGATTTGCGATCGCTCGAAGTTCTGAAAAACTGGGAAATCAAACAGCGAGTCGCGAATGCTCATCCGTATGGAGAATGGCTAAAGCAAAATCGGAAAACGCTACAATCTCAGGCATATTTAGCAGCGGCTCAAATGGATCAGCCGTCTCTTCTCACGCATCAAACCGCATTCGGTTATACCCTGGAAGACGTAGAAATGGTCATCCAAGATATGGCGGCACAAGGAAAAGAGCCGACCTTCTGCATGGGTGATGATATTCCTTTAGCGGTTTTATCTGAACGTCCTCACTTGCTGTACGACTACTTCAAACAGCGGTTTGCTCAGGTCACGAATCCACCGATCGATCCGCTGCGCGAAAAACTCGTCATGTCTTTGACGATGCAACTTGGAGAACGCGGAAATCTGCTAGAGACTAAATCCGAAGGCGCGAATCTATTCTTGCTAGAGTCACCTGTGTTGACCGAACCGGAACTGGATCAAATTCGGAACTCAGGTCTTGAAACTGCTAATCTTTCGACATTGTTTGAAATTGCTGCGGGACCGGATGGGCTGAAAGCTGCGGTCCAGAAATTATGCGAACAGGCAGCGGAAGCGGTGCGATCGGGCAAAAAGATTTTGGTGTTAAGCGATCGCTTAGATCAATCCGGTAATTTCACTCGATTAAACGCTGATCAAAGCTACATTCCACCGCTCTTAGCAGTCGGAGCCGTTCACCATCATCTGATTCGTCAAGGACTTCGGATGAAAGCTTCTCTAATTGTCGATACCGCTCAAGCTTGGAGTACTCATCACTTTGCTTGCTTGATTGGTTATGGTGCAAGTGCAGTTTGTCCTTACTTAGCATTAGAGTCGGTTCGCCAATGGTGGTCTGATTCTAAAACTCAAAGCCTAATGGAGCGTGGAAAGATTAAAGCTGCGAGTTTAACTGCTGTGCAAGCGAACTTCCGTAAAGCGATCGAGGATGGATTACTCAAGATCCTCTCGAAAATGGGAATCTCCTTGCTATCGAGCTATCAAGCCGCTCAGATCTTTGAAGCGATCGGGATTGGTGGCGATTTGCTCAACTTAGGATTCTTTGGAACTGCATCACGATTAGGTGGATTAACGATCGCTGAACTTGCTCAAGAAATTCTCTCGTTCCACAGTCGCGCTTTCCCAGAGTTGACCACGAAGAAGCTCGAAAACTTTGGCTTTGTGCAGTACCGTCCGGGTGGCGAGTACCACATGAACAGCCCGGAACTTGCGAAGCATCTTCACCAAGCAGTCAGAACGAATAGCTTTGATCACTATGAGTTGTATCAACAGCATCTAGCAAACCGTCCGATTACAGCTTTACGAGATTTGCTCGACTTTAAGAGCGATCGCGAATCTATCTCGGTCGATGAAGTCGAATCCGCAACCGAAATCGTGAAGCGTTTTTGTACGGGTGGAATGTCTCTCGGCGCGTTGTCACGAGAAGCGCATGAAGTATTAGCGATCGCAATGAACCGTTTAGGAGGTCGATCGAACTCTGGTGAAGGTGGAGAAGACCCCGTCCGATATAAAGTTCTTGATGAAGTGCAAGACGGAATTTCACCGCTCTTACCGCATTTAAAGGGGCTAAAAATCGGAGACACTGCCAATTCTGCAATCAAGCAAGTTGCATCCGGTCGCTTTGGGGTGACACCTGAGTATTTGATGAGCGCGAAGCAAATCGAAATTAAGATGGCTCAAGGTGCGAAACCGGGTGAAGGCGGACAATTGCCGGGACCAAAAGTAAGTCCTTACATTGCATTGTTACGTCGATCGAAGCCTGGAGTGACTTTGATTTCTCCGCCGCCGCACCATGACATTTACTCGATCGAAGATCTCGCCCAACTGATTTTCGACTTGCACCAAATCAATCCCGTGGCTCAAGTCTCGGTGAAACTGGTGGCAGAAGTGGGAATTGGCACGATCGCGGCTGGAGTCGCTAAAGCGAACGCGGACATTATTCAAATCTCCGGTCACGATGGCGGTACAGGTGCATCTCCACTTAGCTCGATCAAACACGCAGGAAGCCCTTGGGAATTGGGCTTAACCGAAGTGCATCGCGTTCTAATGCAGAATCAATTGCGCGATCGCGTCATTCTCCGAGTCGATGGCGGCATCAAAGCGGGCTGGGATGTTGTAATGGCTGCACTCATGGGCGGCGAAGAATTTGGATTTGGCTCGATCGCGATGATTGCAGAAGGTTGCATCATGGCACGGATCTGTCATACCAATAGCTGTCCGGTTGGAGTTGCAAGCCAGAAGGAAGAACTGCGGAAGCGCTTCCCTGGTACGCCTGAACATGTCGTGAACTTCTTCTTATTTGTTGCTGAGGAAGTTCGATCGCTCTTAGCTCGTTTGGGCTACAAGTCCCTGAACGAAATCATCGGACGTGCTGATCTGCTGAAGCTGCGTGAAGGTGTGAGTTTAACTAAAACTCAACTGTTGAATCTTGATTGCTTGACTCAACTACCAGATACGAGAAGCGATCGCTCTTGGCTGAATCATGAAACCGTTCATAGCAATGGCGTTGTTCTTGATGATCAAATTCTGAGTGATGCGGATGTTCAAGCTGCGATTCAGAACCAAGGTGATGTCAGTAAATCGATCGATGTGATTAACACGGATCGAACCGTTGGCACTCGAATTTCGGGAGCGATCGCGAAACAATACGGCAATTCCGGTTTCGGGGGTCAAATTACTCTGAACTTCGCTGGAAGTGTTGGACAAAGTTTCGGGGCATTTAACCTGCCTTGTATGACGCTGAACCTAGTCGGTGAAGCGAATGATTATGTAGGTAAAGGAATGCACGGGGGAGCGATCGCAATCAAGCCCACATCCGAAGCAACCTATGATCCTTCTCAAAACGTGATCATTGGTAACACCTGCCTCTATGGTGCAACGGGTGGACGGCTCTTCGCGAATGGACAAGCCGGAGAACGCTTTGCCGTCCGAAATTCACTCGCTGAAGCCGTTGTCGAAGGAGTGGGCGATCACTGTTGCGAATATATGACGGGCGGCGTAGTGGTCGTTCTCGGTCGCGCAGGTCGGAACGTTGGCGCAGGCATGACGGGCGGATTGGCTTACTTCTTCGATGAAGATGGCAGCTTCCAAGAGAAAGTCAATGCTGAGATCGTTAAAGTTCAGCGAGTGACTGCACCTGCGGGTGAACAACAGCTAAAAGAACTGCTTGAAGCGCACGTAGAACATACGGGTAGCCCGAAAGCAAAAGCGATTTTGGCGAACTGGTCAGAGGCTCTGCCGAAGTTCTGGCAAGTGGTTCCACCGTCTGAGAAAGATACGCCTGAAGCAAATCCGGATGTCGAGAAAGTAGCGGTTTCGGCTTAG
- a CDS encoding hypothetical protein (conserved hypothetical protein;~similar to AA sequence:cyanobase_aa:LBDG_33040), giving the protein MASLRLGFYLLVFWSISFPAFADAPAALDFNLAQQTPRSSPAPLNFNSPIVQGNQIILNGQSASGNWLQWQANGVTRIGLSDAVLTQRFGADLLSTNDASRQPIQWFSEAVFPTRLAPPLRYLDVTEFAQRNGWQTQISGNTLQITTPIANLTAIQQEQPAPNVDRITISLDRPITWQADPQVNELVLTLDAQADQNQLGKFKPTPASRIRSLKIEPNGNRTTVRIGVPLSLRSRITTASSPDRITIEVGSNFLSDRDILWANGLFWRQRSLSVGTNQFPIVWHEANPRQVSIRPILPNSTTLTGTLPLFTTAQQSLATAAINGGYFNRNNQLPLGAIKLDNRFASGPILNRGVVGWDAAGNWRFDRLILQETVTLASGQRFPLTTLNSAFVQAGIARYTADWGSTYTTLTDNEILLPIQNNQTGTQQPVPTAGTAIPIPTTGYLLVFRSNRTAAAAFTPAIPVQLESAFNLPDLAAFPNLIGGGPLLIRNGQIVLDGRLEQFSTAFIQERAARSAIGQTADGRILIVTAQNNTSGVGASLSDMAQIMQQLGAVNALNLDGGSSTTLYLGGQLLDRPSRSAARVHNGIGVFLQP; this is encoded by the coding sequence ATGGCTTCTCTTCGACTCGGTTTCTACCTACTTGTGTTTTGGTCAATTTCATTTCCTGCTTTCGCAGATGCTCCTGCGGCACTAGATTTTAATCTCGCCCAACAAACACCCCGTTCTAGCCCTGCTCCTTTGAATTTCAATTCACCGATCGTGCAAGGAAATCAAATCATCTTAAACGGACAGAGCGCTAGTGGAAATTGGCTCCAGTGGCAGGCAAATGGGGTAACTCGAATCGGATTAAGTGATGCTGTCTTGACACAGAGATTTGGAGCAGATTTACTCAGTACAAACGATGCAAGCCGTCAGCCAATCCAATGGTTTTCTGAAGCGGTCTTTCCAACTCGATTGGCTCCACCGCTGCGATATCTAGATGTAACAGAATTTGCTCAGAGAAATGGCTGGCAGACTCAGATTAGTGGGAATACGTTACAGATCACGACTCCGATCGCGAATCTCACCGCGATCCAACAAGAACAGCCTGCACCGAATGTCGATCGCATTACGATTTCGCTCGATCGACCCATTACTTGGCAAGCTGATCCACAAGTCAATGAACTTGTTTTAACTCTTGATGCTCAGGCGGATCAGAACCAATTAGGAAAATTTAAGCCAACTCCAGCAAGTCGAATTCGATCGCTGAAAATTGAGCCAAACGGAAATCGAACGACTGTCAGAATTGGCGTTCCGCTGAGTTTACGATCTCGAATCACGACCGCATCAAGCCCCGATCGCATCACGATCGAAGTCGGTTCAAATTTCTTGAGCGATCGCGATATCTTATGGGCGAATGGCTTGTTTTGGAGACAGCGATCGCTCTCCGTTGGCACGAACCAATTCCCGATCGTTTGGCACGAAGCAAATCCCCGTCAAGTTAGCATTCGTCCGATTTTGCCCAATTCCACAACCTTGACTGGAACGCTGCCATTATTTACGACAGCTCAACAATCTTTGGCGACCGCTGCCATTAACGGCGGATATTTCAATCGCAATAATCAGTTACCGCTTGGAGCAATCAAACTCGATAATCGATTTGCATCCGGTCCAATTCTGAATCGAGGGGTCGTGGGTTGGGACGCAGCGGGAAATTGGAGATTCGATCGCTTAATTCTTCAAGAGACTGTGACTCTCGCCTCTGGTCAACGTTTCCCTTTAACTACTTTGAATTCTGCCTTTGTTCAAGCTGGAATTGCGCGATATACCGCTGATTGGGGTAGTACTTATACGACTCTGACCGATAACGAAATCCTTCTTCCCATTCAAAATAATCAAACGGGCACACAACAACCCGTTCCAACAGCAGGAACAGCGATTCCAATTCCGACAACCGGATATTTGTTGGTATTTCGATCGAACCGTACTGCCGCTGCCGCCTTTACTCCCGCAATTCCAGTTCAACTCGAAAGTGCCTTCAATCTCCCAGATCTAGCCGCATTTCCGAATTTAATCGGGGGCGGACCTCTTTTAATCCGAAATGGTCAAATCGTTCTAGATGGTCGCTTAGAGCAATTTAGTACCGCATTTATTCAAGAGAGAGCAGCGCGAAGTGCGATCGGACAAACCGCAGATGGCAGAATCCTAATTGTCACTGCACAAAATAATACTTCCGGTGTGGGGGCATCCCTAAGCGACATGGCACAAATCATGCAGCAGTTAGGAGCAGTTAACGCTTTAAATCTAGACGGGGGAAGTTCGACCACGCTTTATTTGGGGGGGCAACTGCTCGATCGACCCTCCCGATCTGCGGCACGAGTTCACAACGGAATCGGAGTATTTCTCCAACCGTAG
- a CDS encoding mannose-6-phosphate isomerase, type II (similar to AA sequence:cyanobase_aa:LBDG_33030): protein MAQAQEKTQTPALVLSPTPGKAAATELRPWGSFTILEEGRGYKIKRIEVKPGHRLSLQMHHHRSEHWIVVSGTAKVECGENQITLSSNQSTYVPQCTTHRLENPGVIPLILIEVQNGEYLGEDDIVRFQDDYSRAN from the coding sequence GTGGCTCAGGCTCAAGAAAAAACTCAAACTCCAGCCCTTGTGCTGTCTCCAACCCCTGGTAAAGCGGCTGCAACCGAACTTCGTCCCTGGGGTTCGTTCACAATTCTCGAAGAAGGTCGCGGTTACAAAATCAAACGAATCGAGGTCAAACCTGGGCATCGCCTAAGTTTGCAAATGCACCACCACCGCAGTGAACATTGGATTGTGGTTTCTGGAACTGCAAAGGTTGAGTGTGGTGAAAATCAAATTACTCTGAGCAGCAATCAATCGACTTACGTGCCCCAATGCACGACTCACCGGTTAGAGAATCCTGGCGTGATTCCTCTGATTCTGATCGAAGTTCAGAACGGTGAATATCTTGGAGAAGATGACATCGTACGCTTCCAAGACGACTACTCCCGCGCAAACTAA
- a CDS encoding iron-sulfur cluster assembly accessory protein (similar to AA sequence:cyanobase_aa:LBDG_33020): MFNMIELSPSAIAEIQRLHKRHPNPSAFFRLQIESGGCQGLSYMTKFETELNSSDRIHQCHGIQIAIDPHSAQYLENLTIDFSEDLMGGSFRFHNPNAKKSCDCGVSFSIIES; this comes from the coding sequence ATGTTTAATATGATCGAATTAAGTCCGTCTGCGATCGCAGAAATCCAACGTCTTCACAAACGCCATCCCAATCCGTCCGCCTTTTTCCGTCTCCAAATCGAATCCGGCGGCTGTCAGGGACTTTCCTACATGACTAAGTTTGAAACTGAATTGAATTCGAGCGATCGCATTCATCAATGTCACGGCATTCAAATCGCGATCGATCCGCATAGCGCTCAATATTTGGAGAATTTAACGATCGATTTCTCTGAAGACTTGATGGGCGGTAGTTTTCGCTTCCACAATCCGAATGCCAAAAAAAGTTGTGATTGCGGTGTCTCATTCTCAATCATCGAGAGCTAG
- a CDS encoding 30S ribosomal protein S12 (similar to AA sequence:cyanobase_aa:LBDG_33010), which yields MPTIQQLIRSERSKAKKKTKSPALKSCPQRRGVCTRVYTTTPKKPNSALRKVARVRLTSGFEVTAYIPGIGHNLQEHSVVMIRGGRVKDLPGVRYHIIRGTLDTAGVKDRKQGRSKYGAKRPKPAAAK from the coding sequence ATGCCCACCATCCAGCAACTCATTCGTAGTGAGCGCAGTAAAGCTAAGAAGAAAACCAAATCCCCGGCTCTGAAGAGTTGCCCTCAGCGTCGTGGAGTTTGCACACGGGTTTATACCACTACGCCAAAAAAACCGAACTCCGCTCTTCGTAAAGTGGCACGGGTTCGCTTAACTTCAGGTTTTGAAGTGACAGCGTACATTCCCGGTATCGGTCACAACTTACAAGAGCACTCCGTTGTGATGATTCGGGGCGGACGGGTAAAAGACTTACCTGGTGTCCGTTACCACATCATTCGTGGAACCCTTGATACGGCTGGTGTCAAAGACCGGAAGCAAGGACGCTCCAAATACGGTGCAAAACGTCCGAAGCCCGCAGCGGCGAAATAA
- a CDS encoding 30S ribosomal protein S7 (similar to AA sequence:cyanobase_aa:LBDG_33000) — translation MSRRVVIKKRPIPPDSVHNSRLVTMMVRRIMESGKKSLATRIVYDAFDIIKERTGTEPLETFERAVKNATPLVEVKARRVGGATYQVPMEVRTDRGIALALRWLIQFSRSRAGKSMSAKLANELMDAANETGSAIRKREETHRMAEANKAFAHYRY, via the coding sequence ATGTCTCGTCGCGTCGTCATCAAAAAGCGTCCCATTCCCCCCGACTCTGTTCACAATTCGCGCCTCGTCACCATGATGGTGCGGCGAATCATGGAGAGCGGCAAAAAATCTCTGGCAACCCGTATCGTTTATGATGCGTTTGACATTATCAAAGAGCGCACCGGCACTGAACCGCTAGAGACGTTTGAGCGGGCAGTCAAGAATGCGACTCCTTTGGTTGAAGTGAAAGCGCGTCGGGTCGGTGGTGCTACCTACCAAGTGCCGATGGAAGTCCGTACCGATCGTGGAATCGCTCTGGCGTTGAGATGGTTAATTCAGTTTTCTCGCTCTCGTGCAGGCAAATCCATGTCAGCAAAGCTGGCAAACGAACTGATGGATGCTGCCAACGAAACGGGAAGCGCGATCCGGAAGCGCGAAGAAACGCACCGGATGGCAGAAGCCAATAAAGCATTCGCACACTATCGGTATTAA
- a CDS encoding elongation factor EF-G (similar to AA sequence:cyanobase_aa:LBDG_32990), with product MARTVPLERVRNIGIAAHIDAGKTTTTERILFYSGIVHKIGEVHEGTATTDWMEQERERGITITAAAISTQWTRRDADKPNQPGEGELEHKINIIDTPGHVDFTIEVERSMRVLDGVIAVFCSVGGVQPQSETVWKQANRYKVPRMVFVNKMDRTGADFFKVYDQIRDRLQANAVPIQIPIGAEDQFKGIVDLVRMKAYIHKDDLGREIEVTEIPEDLKDKADEFRTKLIEAVAETDEALLEKYFAGEELTEQEIKDGIRKATIQGIEGEFFVPLLCGSAFKNKGVQQMLDAVLDYLPSPIDIPPIQGTMADGSVQERPPQDTAPMSALAFKVMTDKFVGRLTFVRVYSGVLSKGSYIYNSTKDKKERVSRLIILKADERIDVDELRAGDLGAIPGLSDTLTGDTLCPEGDNIVLESLFIPEPVISVAVEPKTKGDMEKLSKALKALSEEDPTFRVSIDQETNQTVIAGMGELHLEILVDRMLREFKVEANVGAPQVAYRETIRKAVKAEGKFVRQSGGKGQYGHVVIQLEPGETGTGFEFVSKIVGGTVPKEYVGPAEAGMKEACESGIVAGYPLIDVKATLVDGSYHDVDSSEMAFKIAGSMAIKDGVMKANPVLLEPMMKVEVEVPEDFLGSVMGNLISKRGQIEAQGVERGIAKVTTKVPLAEMFGYATDIRSMTQGRGTFTMEFSHYEEVPKNVAETIIAKNKGNA from the coding sequence GTGGCTCGTACCGTCCCGCTCGAAAGAGTAAGAAACATCGGGATCGCCGCGCATATTGATGCGGGCAAGACAACAACAACAGAACGGATTCTATTTTACTCCGGCATCGTGCACAAGATTGGCGAAGTGCATGAGGGGACAGCCACAACGGACTGGATGGAACAAGAGCGGGAGCGGGGAATCACAATTACCGCTGCTGCAATCAGTACTCAATGGACTCGTCGCGATGCCGACAAGCCGAACCAGCCCGGTGAAGGCGAACTCGAACACAAGATCAACATCATTGACACTCCTGGGCACGTAGACTTCACGATCGAAGTCGAACGCTCAATGCGAGTTCTCGACGGTGTGATCGCGGTGTTCTGTTCGGTTGGTGGCGTTCAGCCTCAGTCTGAAACCGTGTGGAAACAGGCGAACCGTTACAAAGTTCCCCGCATGGTGTTCGTCAACAAGATGGACAGAACGGGCGCAGACTTCTTCAAGGTCTATGACCAGATTCGCGATCGGCTTCAAGCGAATGCGGTTCCGATTCAAATTCCGATCGGTGCTGAAGATCAGTTCAAAGGAATCGTTGACCTCGTTCGGATGAAGGCTTACATCCACAAGGATGATTTGGGTCGTGAAATCGAAGTCACCGAGATTCCTGAAGACCTGAAAGATAAGGCTGATGAGTTCCGCACCAAGCTAATCGAAGCGGTTGCAGAAACCGATGAAGCGCTGCTTGAGAAGTACTTCGCAGGTGAAGAACTGACCGAACAGGAAATCAAAGACGGGATTCGGAAAGCGACGATCCAAGGAATTGAAGGAGAGTTCTTCGTTCCTCTGCTTTGCGGTTCTGCCTTCAAGAACAAAGGCGTTCAGCAGATGTTGGATGCGGTTCTGGACTATCTTCCTTCCCCGATCGACATTCCGCCGATCCAAGGCACGATGGCAGACGGCAGCGTTCAAGAGCGCCCGCCTCAAGATACTGCCCCGATGTCTGCTCTGGCATTCAAAGTCATGACTGACAAATTTGTGGGTCGTCTTACCTTTGTGCGAGTTTATTCTGGAGTCCTTTCAAAAGGCAGCTACATTTACAATTCGACCAAAGACAAGAAAGAGCGCGTTTCGCGTTTGATCATTCTCAAAGCAGATGAGCGAATCGACGTAGACGAACTCAGAGCGGGCGATTTGGGAGCAATTCCTGGACTATCTGACACGCTGACAGGCGATACGCTTTGTCCTGAAGGCGACAACATTGTTCTAGAGTCGCTGTTTATCCCTGAGCCTGTGATCTCGGTTGCAGTAGAACCGAAGACCAAAGGCGACATGGAAAAACTTTCTAAAGCGCTCAAGGCACTGTCTGAAGAAGACCCGACCTTCCGCGTGAGTATTGATCAAGAAACCAACCAAACTGTGATTGCCGGAATGGGCGAATTGCACTTGGAAATCTTGGTCGATCGAATGCTCCGCGAATTCAAAGTCGAAGCAAACGTTGGTGCGCCTCAAGTGGCTTACCGTGAAACGATTCGCAAAGCCGTCAAAGCTGAAGGCAAATTTGTCCGTCAGAGTGGTGGTAAAGGTCAATATGGTCACGTTGTGATCCAGCTTGAACCGGGCGAAACAGGTACGGGCTTCGAGTTTGTCTCGAAAATCGTGGGTGGTACAGTTCCGAAAGAATACGTCGGACCTGCCGAAGCAGGCATGAAAGAAGCTTGCGAAAGCGGTATCGTTGCGGGCTACCCATTGATTGACGTGAAAGCCACACTCGTCGATGGTTCGTACCACGATGTAGACTCTTCTGAAATGGCGTTTAAGATTGCTGGATCGATGGCGATCAAGGATGGCGTAATGAAAGCCAACCCGGTACTCTTAGAACCAATGATGAAGGTTGAAGTCGAAGTGCCAGAAGACTTTCTTGGTAGCGTCATGGGCAACCTGATCTCGAAACGTGGGCAAATCGAAGCCCAAGGTGTTGAGCGCGGAATTGCCAAAGTCACCACCAAGGTTCCACTGGCAGAAATGTTTGGATATGCTACGGATATCCGATCGATGACTCAGGGACGCGGTACTTTTACAATGGAATTCAGCCATTACGAAGAAGTGCCCAAAAACGTCGCTGAAACCATCATTGCGAAAAACAAAGGGAACGCTTAA